NNNNNNNNNNNNNNNNNNNNNNNNNAAATGTTAGTCCCACTAATCATACGCCTCCAGCACTAAGAGACATATAGGGTGGAAGCGGAGGATCTGGTCGGAGATGTTGTTACTTGCCTATGGAATCTATGAAAATGATGCTCGATCAAAAAAGATCCCCAAGAGCGATAAGCCGATAACTATATTCATGATGGCAACAAAAGAAAACCATGTGCTAACATTCATGGAACTGGTAACAACTTGGATGGTCCAAGTGGAACAACCTTTTGTTGAAAAAGATGATTGACATATAAAAATATCCACATGCTTGGCAAAAATTAAGAAAACAATTTCCATGTAGAAGATGTTTTTTCCTAGCCAGATATTGTTCAGTACTTAGAAAAGTGTAGGCCACGAAATTAGCTAGAATTTATACAGGCATGTCTGAACAAAAAAATTCTCTTGAAGCACAATATTCACAAGGATAGCAAAACGAATACAACCGAGAAATTGAGGCCCCGAAGAACAAATTTCAGGAGGAAGTTAAAATAACACACTTAGAATGAACGAAAAGTAGGATATTGGGATGTCAAAGTTGAGAGAAAAAACTCTTCACAAAAAAAATGGATTGACGACCAAACAGTATGGCCCACACAATAGGTAGAAACTATGAAAATTGATTGGCTGATGTTGGTGAAATAGTAGTGAACTTATgtcgatactccctccattccgaaatatAAGCCTTTGAGATTCCAATACAGACTACAtacagagtaaaatgagtgaatctacactctaaatacacatatatacatccgtatgtagtccatattgaaatctcaaaaagggcttatatttaaaaatggagggagtagcataTTTTTGTCTTGCGCAACATAAAGCCACACATGAATGAAAAACTGAAAACCAACCTATAAAACTGGCATCGACAATGCATCCTGAAAATATATCCAGCTGGGGTTCAGTTTTGAACCTTTTTTTAATAGTCAAATGAACCACGAAAAGATatgaagaaaataaaataaaatacttcATATCTTGAGAAATTGGAGCCAAGCACTTTTTCATTTATCAAACACATACACATCCAAATTCTGGATGACGCAAAATTGAAGCTAGTGCCAGTCTAGTACTGAAGAAATGAAGTGGTTATGAGCAATGAATACCAGAGTTGTGCCGCTTCGAGAAGAGGCAATCCGTGGACGATCTAACCTAGCCACTCCTTCATTTCCTCTCAGTGCCGCCGGGCAAAGCTCACCTGGCATCGACATGGAGGTTGCTGCTCATCGGAATTCCAGTATGGAGGAACTCATGGGCTGCTGCGGGACGACGATGGTCATGCGTGGGCGGGAAGCGGTTGTTGGTAGACAATGCTCGACGGTGGCATTGGTGATCCAGCGCAATGATTTCAACGGTGTCCTAGTCGGGCTAGGTCATCGGAGAAGAGGAAGTCCGTGCATGGTCCAGGACAGGACGTCTTCCTATGACATTGAATCCGGCTGCCAGGGTCGGCTCTATGATTTCGAAGGCCCCGGTGCGAACCCGATCAGTGGGCCCAATAGAAAGAAAAATCCAATTTGATACATGAAaatataaaattgctataaaatcATAAAACTAATATATTTTTACTAGAATCAAGCATATGTTATTTTCCCTGTCTTTGTTCCAAACCAAGTATCATGGAAGTTACAACACAGAAAAAACATATAGAAATAGCATGCTAACCTCCAGTGATCATGTGAAATGAGAGTTTCGTGCATTTTTTGACGCAAAATCATCAATGAGAGTGTCAAGATCAATACTATCCAGCATATTCTTCTCAATGCAGCACATGGCCAATCCATTCAATCTTTCTTGAGACATCGTTGACCTCAAATAATTTTTCAATAGTTTCAATTTTGAGAAACTCCTTTCAGCTGATGCAATAGTCACAGGTACGGTCAAAAGGATACGATAAGCAATTGAGACATTTAGATAACAATCCCATCTCTAACAAACTCAAATATCTGATCCGCTAACATGAATGTGTTTGGCAATGTCATATGCAGTACTTTTAGTTCAGAAACGAAATCATCTAGATCGACATCTGCTGACTTACCGTGAGTGAATTTGTTGACAAAATTAGTGCAACATCTTCTTAGATCATTATCACCCAAGGACTTCCACTCTTTCGAGTTGAACAAGAAACCAAATATGCTCCCAAATGTCTTCAGTTCCTCAAATCTAGTAGTTAGGGAAGCAATTGCAACATCAATCATCACCAAAAAGTATTTAACTCTAAATGATTCCACCTCACTtgcttgcatttcttcattctggtTATTTTCATCATTGCCACTAATTTGATCAAACTGTCTTTTTCTAGTAATACGTCTCTTGACAGGAAACAAAGGTTGTACACCCATGTCAATTGCAATAGATCTCGCAATATCCATACTAGTTGCAAAGCCGTCATTTCTGTACTTCTTAAAATAGGAGATGGCACCTTCAATCTGTTTAAGAGTAACATCAATGCACACAAACTTAGACTGCAACTTCTTACTCACCATGTTTACAGTGAACAAAATGTCATGCCCAATGACCATGCCAAGtaaaaattcaaatttctcaagtGCGCTAGCCAAAGATTTTGCGTCTCTCTTAGTCTTGGCGTCATCGGTAGAAGTTCTCTTCAATTCCAGTAATGCTTTTCTTAACTCGGATGCTTGATATCTGATAGCCTGAACACTCTTTATTCGACTCTCCCATCGAGTGTTACACAAAGACTTAACTGTCATTTTTGGAACATGATCAAGAAATAGCTGCCATCTTTTAGTAGAGCTTGAAAACAATATATAAATTCTTTGCACAACACCAAAGAAGGTAACAGCTTTACCGCAAGATTTTGCCATATCACTAAGAGTAAGGTTCAGGCTATGACAAGCGCATGGCATGAATAATGctcttggattagtttcaagtagTCTGCTCTGTACCCCTTGGTGTTTTCCCTTCATGTTCGAACCATTGTCATACCCTTGTCCATGAACATCTTTAACATCCAAACCAACAGATTTAAGTGAATCTATTAACACATTATAAAGTCCAAGTCCGGATGTATCATCCACCTTCAAGAACTCCAGAAAAAACTCCTCTATTTTTGTAGTAGTACTTGACATGTTTACGCACCTCACAATTAGAGTCATTTGTTCTTGATGGCTCACGTCAGGTGTACAGTGCAAGATGACAGAGAAATACCATGCATCCTTAATTATCCTCAACAGAGAATATTTAACAGTGCGACCAAGAAGGGAAATTAACTCATTCTGAATATTATGGCCAAGATAATGATGATGGATTTCACTATTCTTAATGCGTCGAAGATGCTCTTGCATTACAGGATCAAATTCTGCCATCATTTCAATTACTCCCAAAAAAATTCCGTTGTTATCTTGATATAATTTCTCATTCGATCCTCGAAAAGCCAGACTATGTTTAGCAAGAAATTTCACAGCAGCAACAATTCTAATTAAAACAAGTCTCCCTCGCTCCTTCTCCCTTGCAATCTCTTGTTGCATGTCTTTATCAATTGTTTCCTTCTTACTTAGCCTCAGCCTTACCTCATTCCAAGTATTCATGTTAGTGATATGCTCAACACTATTCTCATGCAATTTGAGCTTCTCACTAAGATGTCTCCAATCCTTCAATCCCTCGGATGCTAGCAGACTTTTGCTTTTTCCAGATTTAAACAATTTGCAACAAAAGCAGTAGACTTTATTCACGTGTTTAGAGTACACTAACCACCTCCGATCACTCAACTCGCAATTCCTTAACTTTCTTGTGTAGTAATCATATGAAAAATGTCTGCCACTAATTTCATCTTCGGGAAACACAAGATTGTATTCCCTTATAGGTCCTTTTTCAATGAGAATATCTCTTGATTTATTGTCAAGAATATTCCAAGTTCTAGGATCATATATATCAAAAGAAGAACCCTGCTCATCTGCATTTCCAAGATTCTCATGGTCACTAAAATTTGCCGTGTGCTGATCGACATCATTTTCTGCAGCATTATTTTTCTCGACATGATTTTCCTCAACGGCATTCTTAGTATCATCAGTTTTTTCTTCACCATTTGTGATATATAATTGCTCTGAATTTGTAGCAGCACCAGTCCTCAAGACAAACATATTCATAGCGCCTTCCTGAGATTTAATCAACTTGTCtactcttttcttgttgtttcttTTCTCACAGCCAGATAGATGTTTTTTAGGTAACATGATTATGCTGCAAGTGAGAAACACGAACGCAGTATCAGAGATTGAAGATGTTATGTTTTTAGATGAGAAGTTTCAGAATTGAGACCACCAGAAAATATTCTCCTATAGATTAGGATTTATGAATAGATTGATCTGAGAATTATTACCTTCTGAATGATGatcttgatcagttgatctcttccCCGAATTCTTGCCGATTTGATCCCCAAACTCAGCTCTAGGTTCGGTGCGGTGCGCTGGTGTCAGCGTCAGCCGGCGTGCTACTGTGTCGATGCGTCTCCGTGCTCCTGTGTCGGTGCATCTCCCTGGATTCCAGGCGAACGACAGGGCAACGTGCGTTGCCTGGTCTTGGTTGGGCAGGCCATAGTGGTGGTTGTGTGCTGCTTGCTGGGTGGGCTTAGAGCTACCTGGGCTGGACATTAGTCATTCTTTTTTTCCACTAATCcgtaatatataatatatatactgCATATATACTACGGGCCCCCTTTTAGTCTGGGCCCCGGGCTGTCGCACCTCTCGCACTGGTCCAAAGCCGGCCCTGCCGGCTGCCCATTCATCATCCGTTTGCCCACatgatgtgatagcctggcttattagggatgatagattactcatatcaataaggaattcctttttttccgggagcccattcggaaagaactccaaagttaagcgtgctcatctTGGAGTAATTTcaagatgggtgaccgaccgggaagtaattcccgggtgcgcacgagtgaggacaaattgTGCGGAAAAGaccagtattgatctgtggggtcagtctagatcccgccaggagtaacgaccaccggcgggtgtgtttgGGGCGTTACACATGAATAGGCGGTACGACTGAGAAACCCACCACCCACGTTCGCATTCAAACCATCGCTTGGCCTGACCAGCACCCATTATATAAACACGGTCGTTTACAACGCGAATTGCACCACCTTCGCTTGTCCCTCTTCCGCCATCAACGATCGTCGGTGCACCTCCGCTTTCCTTTCTCCTCCTTCCACGAAACCCACTAGCACAATGACGGTGATTGCCAACACGCCGTGGAAGAGGCTCTCTCAGCTTGGAAGCATGAGGTGAAGGCCCTTGCAAACGACTGGCAGACCCGGCGTGCGCGATGCATAGAGGCTGGATACCTCCAAGGATGACGAGCCCGCATCGGTTGTCGGCTTCACCATGGTGCATTCGCACTACAAGGTCGTCATGGCGGAGGAGGAGCAGCTGGAGCAGCATGCAGTGTCGGCCGCTGTGTTCTGGATGTTTCAAGAGGAGAATCGGTACAACATGCGGCTCTTGAGCAGCACCAGCTCATGGAGGGACAAATCCCCGGCGACGGGTGAATGAGGATGCCATTGCGGACATGGTCGCAAAAAAATCGgctttcctgaatgagcagcgggcgttgtTCCAGTCCATGCACAGCGCCTGCGACATCCGCCGCGAGCGATGGGGGCTGCGCGTTCCGTGGGGCAAAGACTGGCTCCTTGTTCACGAAGGTAAAGGTAGAGATGGACGCACAAGATCATGGACGGGAATATGTTGCTGGCTGAGATCTCTTATTTGACGCCCGTTGGCATCAACTAGGTAAGGCTACGCTCACAATGAGAGCAAATGTGCCGGCCCAATATGCTGTTGGTTTGACAACATGAAGCGTTTGTtgttgggaaaactttgtttttgccactctagtttttgccaacttcaCTTATGTCACTCTAGAATTCAGCATCTCACTTCTGCCACTCTTAgattttgacaatgtatcacaaaTGCCATTCTGTTAGGTCAGTGGACATTTTGACCAAACAGAGCAGGAAAAAAACCATATTGCCCTCGgttttttgttttgcttttgcCACTCCTATTTTTGCCAAATATTACTTTTGCCATGAGAGCATCTAAATACACTAAGCTGATGTGTtacaaattttggcatgacctattTAAAAATATAACAATGCACATAATTACACATAAATACACTACTTGATCAGAAGTAAGCGCAATAATAACATCATGACCAGTAGCATAGTAAAGAGGTTAGGCCATTATAAATACCAACAAATCACTTCATAGGAGTACAAATCCATCATCTAATTTAAACAGCAAGGTTCGCATGCATATTGACCACCCAAAAGGCAAGCTCCACACAAGTTGAGCAACGTACAGCAAGGTCTAACCATATGACAAGCTGAACATAGTACACAGCAAGGCATGGTGCTCCACAAAATAACATGTAGTTGCATCTACACAACAAGGCTCAGATATGCATGGTGCTCCACAAAATAACCTACAATTGCATCAGCTACACAACTACACAACAAGGTTCCATATGCATAGTACTCCACAATAACATGTAGTTGCACAGGAAGGTTCACAACTTCTTTCTGCTTCTTGTGCTCTTCGACGGAGGACACTGTTTGCTTCTTGTGTTCTTTGCTGGACTATCATGTGTAGCAGAAGTCTTCTTAGACGCTTCAAAAACTGGGCTAGGCTTTGCCCTTTTACCACCTCCTTTTCTGGGCTTTTTAGAACTGAGAATGAATGAAAACAAGAGTGTTGAAATGCAGATTTGCAATAGGAAAAATTAGACCACTATGGACTATTTGAAGCAAAACAAGAATGTTTACCTACTGGTGCCGAGAGTTTCAGCATCTATGGCATTGGATTCTATGTCTTCTATGTCTTGAGGCTCAACATTTTTTCGTTTCCTAGCAGTTTTCAGATAGAGAATTAAGTTAAGACTatacatttcattgcatttagactaTATTATGGATTTCTATAGCAGGTTCACATGTATATGTACTATTCTAGATCAGCAGATTTAACTCAGCAAGGTTCACAAGCATATGGACCACCAAAAATCTGAACAATAGGTTCACATacatatatataattctttgctAGCAATTACCTGTTTCGCTTGCGTTCAGGATGAAGTATTGGACATGTGTTCATCATATGCCCAAATTCTTTGCATTCTTCGCACTTGTGTCTTCTCTTCGATATGCTCTCAAAGGCTGACTTTATCCTTTGTGTCCTAGGTCTACCAGTAGCCTTTTTCAACACGGGAGGGTGCAATttgaacccaacatcgaccattagcCATTGCTTCTTATCGGTCATGGTGGGCACATTTTTCGCATATGCATTGCTGAATGATTTCACAGAGTAGTACTCATGCACATAGTCATCTATCTCTCGACCTCCTCTAATACTTGTGATGAATGCAATGGCATGTAGGCAAGGTTGTCCAGTTACTTGCCAACGTCTACAAGTACATTCCCACTTCTCCAAATCTACACAGTGCTTCCAATTATAGCCATGGATCTTTGTAGTGACCTCCGCTTTCAAGTCATCACTTCTAGAGATCCCAACTAACACTATCCCCCTTGATCTATTGTTCATCATGTTGGTGATCCTTGGCAGAATTTTTAGAAGTCCACGTACAAATCTTCTCGCTATTTTAGCTCTTATTTCAAATCTGACCATTAGCCATTCTTTCAAAGAGTCCAATAATTCAAGAACAGGAAACCCCTTCAATTTCTTAATCATCGAATTGAATGACTCAGCTATGTTGTTCATGACATAGTCACATTTGCATGTTGTAGAGAACTTACTTCTGCTCCACAAATTAGAATGCCACTCATCAAGGTATGCGATAGCTTCCGGATTGGCTTCCATAATTTTGTCCATATGGTGATTGTGCTTGGCAGGAGAATATGTGTATGCCGCTGGCCATAGATTTTCTTCGAAAACCTTGCCATAGACTTTCTGAAGTTCATTATCATGTGTCTAAAGCATTTCCTATGTTCAGCAGTTGGGAATACAGTATGCACTGCTGTTTCTAACCCTTTGCATGCATCTGTGCATATGACTAAGCCTTCTGGTGTGCCAATAGCTGATTTGAGATTCTCCATGAACCAATCCCAGTTCTCTTTAGTCTCTGAATCAAATACAGCATAAGCCACTGGATACAACCAATTGTGTCCATCAACACCACAAGCAACCGCAAGCTGTCCTTTCCATTTCCCATTTAAGGCAGTGGCATCAACACTCAAGTAAGGTCTACATCCTAACAGAAATCCATCAATGCAATCTCTAAAACATACAAATGCCCTTGTGAAGCGTTGCTGCCCTTCGATCTCTTTGTGATTTATCACTACAATACTTGTTGGGGACTTCCTAAGCACCTCAGCCTGCCAGTTGTGCAAGCACTCAAAACTGTCCTCCCACTTGCCAAATATCTGGTCCAAGGCTATGCGCCTACCTGCAAGCACTCTCTGATAATCGATATCGACATGGTATTTCTCAAGCTTCCGTTTCTTCAAAGCAATGCTAGTCATACTTGGATCACCCTTCAACCAATCAGTCACTCTAGCAGCAATCCACTTCCTCTTAGCAACCTTTACTTTGCCATCTCTTTGCGTGCTGGGGCATGTGTGCATCTTGGGTTCATTCTTCACCATTACTGTTTTGTCATCATATAAGGTAGAACCATTCACCCTCCACTTGCATGGGTTTCTCCCTTCCGGTGGTTCATAAGAACAAGAAACTCTCACCCTCTTTTGATCACTTTTATCAATTTTGTAACTGAACTCGTTGACAATATCATGTGTAGCAAGTGCAACTCTGAACTCTTCAATAGAGGGAAATAATGCCCCTTTTGTCA
This portion of the Triticum dicoccoides isolate Atlit2015 ecotype Zavitan chromosome 7A, WEW_v2.0, whole genome shotgun sequence genome encodes:
- the LOC119334047 gene encoding zinc finger MYM-type protein 5-like — encoded protein: MLPKKHLSGCEKRNNKKRVDKLIKSQEGAMNMFVLRTGAATNSEQLYITNGEEKTDDTKNAVEENHVEKNNAAENDVDQHTANFSDHENLGNADEQGSSFDIYDPRTWNILDNKSRDILIEKGPIREYNLVFPEDEISGRHFSYDYYTRKLRNCELSDRRWLVYSKHVNKVYCFCCKLFKSGKSKSLLASEGLKDWRHLSEKLKLHENSVEHITNMNTWNEVRLRLSKKETIDKDMQQEIAREKERGRLVLIRIVAAVKFLAKHSLAFRGSNEKLYQDNNGIFLGVIEMMAEFDPVMQEHLRRKILRTYLSLVLFQRDQQVEVDVEIPNSHSVLNTPIRYPVQNIFLILGNI